A part of Miscanthus floridulus cultivar M001 chromosome 6, ASM1932011v1, whole genome shotgun sequence genomic DNA contains:
- the LOC136457138 gene encoding PH, RCC1 and FYVE domains-containing protein 1-like: MSDVSSDLGGIRAGPVERDIEQAITALKKGAYLLKYGRRGKPKFCPFRLSNDESVLIWFSGKEEKHLRLSHVSRIIPGQRTAIFQRYPRPEKECQSFSLISHDRSLDIICKDKDEAEVWFAGLKTLISRCHQRKWRTESRSDILSSGATSPRTCTRRSSPLSSPFSSNDSIHKDGSDNYRLRTPYGSPPKNGLEKAFSDVMLYAVPPRGFFPSDSNAGSVHSMSSGHSDNTNGHPRGVPMDAFRVSYSSAVSSSSHGSGYDDGDALGDVFIWGEGTGEGILGGGGSRVGSSSGAKMDCLVPKPLEFAVRLDVQNISCGGRHAALVTKQGEIYSWGEESGGRLGHGVDCDVSQPKLIDALSHMNIELVACGEYHTCAVTLSGDLYTWGDGTFKFGLLGHGNDVSHWVPKHVNGPLEGIHVSSISCGPWHTALVTSAGQLFTFGDGSFGVLGHGDRESISVPREVESLKGLRTVRAACGVWHTAAVVEVMAGNSSSSNCSSGKISTWGDGDKGRLGHGDKEPKLVPTCVSALVEPNFCQVACGHCLTVALTTSGHVYTMGSAVYGQLGNAQADGMLPVRVEGKLHKNFVEEISCGAYHVAVLTSRTEVYTWGKGANGRLGHGDTDDRNTPTLVEALKDKQVRSVVCGINFTAAICIHKWVSGVDQSMCSGCRQPFNLRRKRHNCYNCALVFCHSCSSKKSLKASLAPNTNKPYRVCDTCYSKLTKGLETDMHSSAKRAATVPGFSDTIEEDLETRSNAQLSRLSSMESFKHLDSRYSKKNKKFEFNSTRVSPVPNGSSHWSGLNISRSFNPVFGSSKKFFSASVPGSRIVSRATSPISRRASPPRSTTPTPTLGGLTSPRVVPNDGKPTNDALSQEVLNLRSQVESLTRKSQLLEVELERTTKQLKEAISIAGEETAKCKAAKEVIKSLTTQLKGMAERLPGGAAKNTKFPPLPGISIPSDISSMATESVGSPSSSGEQIINGHNGLLASNGPSSVRNKTSHQEVGKNGSRPPDAESCHDAEWVEQDEPGVYITLTALPGGARDLKRVRFSRKRFSETQAEQWWQENRARVYQQYNVRVVDKSTASVDNDIAAN, encoded by the exons ATGTCGGACGTCTCGTCGGATCTCGGCGGCATCCGGGCGGGGCCCGTGGAGCGTGACATCGAGCAG GCCATCACTGCTCTCAAGAAAGGAGCATACTTGCTGAAGTATGGGCGTAGAGGAAAGCCCAAGTTTTGTCCATTTAGGTTATCCAAT GATGAATCTGTACTGATATGGTTCTCAGGGAAAGAAGAGAAACATCTAAGGTTGAGCCATGTATCCAGGATAATTCCTGGGCAACGGACT GCAATTTTTCAGAGGTATCCACGGCCTGAGAAGGAATGCCAGTCTTTTTCTCTAATTTCACATGATAGGTCATTGGATATA ATATGCAAAGATAAAGATGAAGCTGAAGTATGGTTTGCTGGGCTGAAAACACTGATTTCACGTTGTCACCAAAGAAAATGGAGAACTGAATCTAGAAGTGATATCCTTTCCTCTGGTGCAACTAGTCCGAGGACTTGCACACGACGGAGTTCTCCTTTGAGTTCACCTTTCAGCAGCAATGACAGCATCCACAAG GATGGCAGTGACAATTACCGACTCCGTACTCCATATGGGAGCCCACCAAAGAATGGATTGGAGAAGGCATTTTCTGATGTCATGTTGTATGCAGTTCCTCCCAGGGGTTTCTTTCCATCAGATTCTAATGCTGGATCAGTCCATTCTATGTCTTCTGGACACTCGGATAACACAAATGGGCACCCCAGAGGCGTCCCAATGGATGCTTTCCGAGTCAGTTATTCAAGTGCCGTTAGTTCATCTAGTCATGGTTCTGgttatgatgatggtgatgctttAGGCGATGTTTTCATATGGGGAGAAGGAACCGGGGAAGGAATTCTTGGCGGTGGTGGTTCAAGAGTTGGAAGCTCCTCAGGTGCAAAAATGGACTGCCTTGTACCAAAACCATTAGAATTTGCCGTGCGACTTGATGTGCAGAACATATCTTGTGGAGGAAGGCATGCTGCACTTGTTACTAAACAAGGTGAGATATACTCATGGGGTGAGGAATCAGGGGGACGGCTTGGTCATggtgttgattgtgatgtgtCACAGCCAAAACTTATTGATGCTCTTTCTCATATGAACATTGAGCTTGTAGCATGTGGCGAATACCACACTTGTGCTGTTACACTATCTGGAGATCTTTACACATGGGGGGATGGCACATTTAAATTTGGGCTTTTGGGTCATGGAAATGATGTCAGTCACTGGGTACCAAAGCACGTGAATGGACCATTAGAGGGTATACATGTTTCATCAATTTCATGTGGACCTTGGCATACAGCCCTAGTAACTTCCGCTGGACAGCTTTTCACATTTGGTGATGGATCATTTGGGGTTCTGGGCCATGGAGATCGTGAGAGTATCTCGGTCCCCAGGGAAGTTGAATCTCTCAAAGGGCTACGCACGGTGCGGGCAGCTTGTGGTGTTTGGCACACTGCTGCAGTTGTAGAAGTCATGGCTGGGAATTCAAGTTCTAGCAATTGTTCTTCTGGTAAGATATCTACATGGGGTGATGGTGATAAAGGTCGCTTAGGTCATGGTGACAAGGAACCAAAACTTGTCCCAACTTGTGTGTCTGCTTTGGTGGAGCCCAATTTTTGTCAGGTTGCTTGTGGGCATTGCTTGACAGTAGCCCTAACAACTTCTGGGCATGTGTATACAATGGGCAGTGCTGTCTATGGTCAACTTGGGAATGCACAAGCTGATGGTATGCTTCCTGTGCGTGTTGAAGGGAAGCTACACAAAAACTTTGTGGAGGagatttcatgtggtgcttatcATGTGGCTGTATTGACTTCTAGGACTGAGGTATACACATGGGGAAAAGGTGCAAATGGCCGGTTAGGTCATGGCGATACTGATGATAGGAATACTCCTACATTGGTTGAAGCACTGAAAGATAAGCAAGTCAGAAGTGTTGTTTGTGGAATTAATTTCACTGCAGCAATATGCATTCACAAATGGGTATCTGGAGTTGATCAATCAATGTGCTCAGGTTGCCGTCAGCCATTCAACTTGAGGAGAAAACGTCATAATTGCTACAACTGTGCTCTAGTATTTTGTCATTCCTGCAGCAGTAAAAAATCTCTGAAGGCTTCATTAGCACCTAATACAAACAAGCCTTACCGTGTCTGCGATACCTGCTACAGCAAACTGACAAAGGGTCTTGAGACAGATATGCATTCTTCAGCGAAGCGGGCTGCTACTGTACCGGGATTCAGTGATACAATCGAGGAGGATCTGGAAACAAGGTCAAATGCTCAACTATCAAGGTTGTCGTCAATGGAATCTTTTAAGCATTTAGATAGCAGATattccaagaaaaataagaagTTTGAATTTAATAGCACCCGTGTTTCCCCTGTGCCTAATGGGAGTTCACATTGGAGTGGACTAAACATTTCAAGATCTTTCAATCCTGTATTTGGATCTTCAAAGAAGTTTTTCTCAGCATCAGTTCCTGGATCTAGAATTGTTTCTAGGGCAACATCACCTATTTCAAGAAGAGCAAGCCCTCCACGATCTACAACACCAACACCTACTCTGGGTGGTCTAACATCTCCAAGAGTTGTTCCCAACGATGGCAAGCCAACAAATGATGCATTAAGCCAAGAGGTTCTGAATTTGaggtctcag GTGGAGAGTCTTACCAGGAAGTCTCAACTCCTAGAAGTGGAGCTGGAAAGAACTACCAAACAATTGAAGGAAGCTATTTCCATTGCCGGTGAGGAAACTGCAAAGTGCAAGGCAGCAAAGGAAGTAATCAAGTCACTCACTACACAG TTGAAGGGGATGGCAGAGAGATTACCTGGAGGAGCAGCCAAGAACACTAAGTTCCCACCTCTTCCTGGAATTTCCATTCCAAGTGACATTTCGTCTATGGCTACGGAGAGTGTGGGCAGCCCAAGCAGCTCTGGAGAACAAATCATAAATGGTCATAATGGATTGCTTGCTTCTAATGGACCAAGTTCTGTTAGGAATAAGACGAGCCATCAAGAAGTAGGCAAGAATGGAAGTAGGCCGCCTGATGCTGAATCTTGCCATGATGCTGAATGGGTAGAGCAAGATGAACCAGGTGTTTACATTACTCTCACCGCGTTGCCTGGAGGCGCCAGAGATCTCAAGCGGGTTCGGTTCAG cCGGAAGAGATTCAGTGAGACACAAGCAGAACAGTGGTGGCAGGAGAACCGGGCGAGGGTATACCAGCAGTACAATGTCCGCGTGGTTGACAAATCAACCGCCAGTGTCGACAATGACATAGCGGCTAACTGA
- the LOC136461376 gene encoding probable polyamine transporter At3g13620, whose product MAAASASAPAPATTHNGQARADRRPRSPRPAAACVGGGAPQWGARSPARGQVGRAARVRAGQRARGAPRGRGRPDRSAAAAEVAGGPYGAEPAVQVGGPLLALIGFFVFPFVWAVPESLVTVELSTAMPGNGRYVVWVDRAFGPFVGFLMGTWKVTTIVTFNIALTLLNYTGLSVVGWTAVALGLAALSPFLLMVGAALLPKVQPRRWGATAGDKDWKLLLNTLFWNLNGCWTV is encoded by the exons ATGGCAGCGGCCTCCGCATCAGCCCCGGCGCCGGCAACGACCCATAACGGCCAGGCGCGCGCGGACCGCCGGCCTCGCTCCCCGCGCCCTGCTGCCGCGTGCGTGGGAGGCGGCGCGCCGCAATGGGGGGCTCGCTCGCCGGCGCGGGGCCAGGTGGGCAGGGCAGCTCGCGTGCGCGCGGGGCAACGAGCTCGGGGCGCGCCGCGGGGCCGCGGGAGACCGGAtcggagcgcggcggcggcggag GTCGCCGGCGGGCCATACGGCGCTGAGCCGGCGGTGCAGGTCGGCGGGCCCCTCCTCGCACTCATCGGATTCTTCGTGTTCCCATTCGTGTGGGCCGTcccggagtccctcgtcaccgtCGAGCTATCGACGGCGATGCCTGGCAACGGCAGGTACGTGGTGTGGGTGGACCGCGCGTTCGGCCCGTTCGTGGGGTTCCTGATGGGCACGTGGAA GGTCACGACGATCGTCACGTTCAACATCGCCCTGACGCTGCTCAACTACACGGGGCTGAGCGTTGTCGGCTGGACGGCCGTGGCGCTGGGCCTCGCGGCGCTGTCGCCGTTCCTGCTGATGGTCGGCGCCGCACTGCTACCCAAGGTCCAGCCGCGGCGGTGGGGGGCCACCGCCGGAGATAAGGACTGGAAGCTGTTGCTGAACACGCTGTTCTGGAACCTGAACGGCTGTTGGACAGTGTGA